TTGGGCGGCCTTGGCGAGATCATCCTCCGAAATAAGCGCAAGCCCCGAATTCCGCAAAATATTTTTCCCGATATCCACATTCGTCCCCTGCAGGCGGATAACCACCGGGACCTTGATGTGAACCTCCCTGGCGGCGGCGACAATGCCGTTGGCAATGATATCGCAACGCATGATGCCGCCGAAGATATTGACAAGAATGGCCTTCACTTTGGGGTCGGCCAGAATAATCTTGAACGCCGCCGTCACCTTGTCAGCCGTCGCCCCGCCGCCGACATCCAGAAAATTCGCCGGTTCGCCGCCGTGGAGCTTGATGATATCCATGGTGGCCATCGCCAGCCCCGCGCCGTTGACCATGCAACCGATATTGCCGTCCATGCTGACGTAGGAGAGATCGTATTTTTTCGCCTCGATTTCGGCCAAGTCCTCCTCGTCCAGATCGCGTAGGGCCTCGGTGGAGGGATGGCGGAAGAGGGCGTTGTCGTCGAAATTGATTTTTGCATCCAACGCCAAGAGATGATTGTCCTTGGTGACAACGAGCGGGTTGATTTCGGCCATCGTACAGTCGGCTTTCACGTAGGCATCGTAGAGGGCTTGGACAAATTGAACAAATTTTTCGGTAAGGGTGCCCTGCAAATCGAGCTTGGCTGCCACCTCTTTTGTTCTTGTTTCATCAACCCCCTTTAAGGGGTCAATCGCCATCTTAACAATCTTTTCCGGTTCCTTCGCCGCCACCTCCTCGATTTCCATCCCCCCTTCACTACTCGCCATAATTGTCACTCGCGCGGTGGCGCGGTCAAGGACGGCGCCGAGGTACAACTCCCGCGCGATGGCGCTTCCTTCTTCGACAAGAACTTTTTTGACGATTTTACCTTCGGGGCCGGTTTGGTGCGTCACGAGAATATTACCGAGCATTTTTTTTGCGGCATCACGGGCCTCTTCGGGGGATTTGACGACCTTTACGCCCCCCCCCTTCCCGCGTCCGCCGGCGTGGATTTGGGATTTGACCACAACGACCGGCGAGCCCAATTGTTTGGCCACCGAATAGGCCTCATCGGCGGTCGCGGCCACCTTTCCGCGCGGAACCGGAACCCCGTATTTTTTAAGGATTTCCTT
The window above is part of the Deltaproteobacteria bacterium genome. Proteins encoded here:
- the sucC gene encoding ADP-forming succinate--CoA ligase subunit beta → MKIHEYQGKEILKKYGVPVPRGKVAATADEAYSVAKQLGSPVVVVKSQIHAGGRGKGGGVKVVKSPEEARDAAKKMLGNILVTHQTGPEGKIVKKVLVEEGSAIARELYLGAVLDRATARVTIMASSEGGMEIEEVAAKEPEKIVKMAIDPLKGVDETRTKEVAAKLDLQGTLTEKFVQFVQALYDAYVKADCTMAEINPLVVTKDNHLLALDAKINFDDNALFRHPSTEALRDLDEEDLAEIEAKKYDLSYVSMDGNIGCMVNGAGLAMATMDIIKLHGGEPANFLDVGGGATADKVTAAFKIILADPKVKAILVNIFGGIMRCDIIANGIVAAAREVHIKVPVVIRLQGTNVDIGKNILRNSGLALISEDDLAKAAQKVVASIQ